From a single Larus michahellis chromosome 18, bLarMic1.1, whole genome shotgun sequence genomic region:
- the LOC141732738 gene encoding peptide YY-like yields MHTWLRLSPVPMQMVMSPRPWRVLVAVALCALLCLGTLAAAYPPKPESPGDDASPEEMAKYFSALRHYINLVTRQRYGKRASPEAIVSELLLGASSDRSRYNDDSVW; encoded by the exons atgCACACATGGCTGaggctgtcccctgtccccatgcagaTGGTGATGTCCCCGAGGCCGTGGCGCGTGCTGGTGGCTGTGGCCCTTTGCGCCCTGCTGTGCCTGGGGACGCTGGCGGCTGCCTACCCCCCCAAACCCGAGAGCCCCGGGGACGACGCCTCCCCCGAGGAGATGGCCAAGTACTTCTCAGCCCTGCGCCACTACATCAACCTGGTGACACGGCAGAG GTACGGCAAACGCGCCAGCCCCGAGGCCATAGTGTCGGAGCTGCTTCTCGGGGCCAGCAGTGACAGGTCACG GTACAACGATGACTCCGTGTGGTGA
- the TMEM101 gene encoding transmembrane protein 101, translated as MAAGRGWRRRALRLLTAGGGVLLTRFPFWHCFSGLLLCAERADGRRKPDIPVPYLYVDMGVAVLCASFMSFGVKRRWFALGAALQLAVATYAAHVGGHVHYGDWLKVRMYSRTIAIIGGFLILASGAGELYRQKPRSRSLQSTGQVFLGIYLICQAYSLQHSKEDRLAYLNHLLGGELALQLLFILYGLLALAFLSGYYVRAAAQVLAVLLPLAILLIDGNIGYWHDSRRVEFWNQMKLIGQNVGIFGAVVILATDG; from the exons ATGGCGGCGGGCcgcggctggcggcggcgggcgctgcggcTGCTGACGGCGGGTGGCGGCGTCCTGCTGACCCGCTTCCCCTTCTGGCACTGCTTCAGCGGGCTGCTGCTCTGCGCCGAGCGCGCCGACGGGCGGCG GAAGCCAGACATCCCTGTTCCCTACCTGTATGTGGACATGGGGGTGGCCGTGCTCTGCGCCAGCTTCATGTCTTTCGGCGTGAAGCGCCGCTGGTTTgccctgggggctgccctgcagcttGCTGTGGCCACCTATGCCGCCCATGTTGGTGGCCATGTCCACTACGGCGACTGGTTGAAG GTGCGGATGTACTCCCGGACCATCGCCATCATCGGTGGCTTCCTCATCCTGGCCAGTGGTGCTGGTGAGCTCTACCGCCAGAAGCCACGCAGCCGCTCCCTCCAGTCCACGGGGCAGGTCTTCCTCGGCATCTACCTCATCTGTCAG GCCTactccctgcagcacagcaagGAGGACCGCCTGGCTTACCTGAACCACCTCCTTGGGGGGGAACTGGCCCTTCAGCTCCTCTTCATCCTCTATGGCCTCCTGGCCCTTGCCTTCCTCTCCGGTTACTACGTGCGGGCGGCGGCGCAGGTGCTGGCGGTGCTGCTGCCCCTCGCCATCCTCCTCATCGATGGCAACATCGGCTACTGGCACGACTCGCGCCGCGTCGAGTTCTGGAATCAGATGAAACTCATCGGGCAAAACGTTGGCATTTTTGGAGCTGTCGTTATCCTGGCCACTGACGGCTGA